In Candidatus Devosia phytovorans, the DNA window CCGGCCGTGCCGCCCACCATCAGGCAGAAGGCGAGCAGGATATCGACGCTCTGGCTTTGCACAGCATGCAGGATGGTGGTCGCAGCCATCATGGCCACGACCTGGGCCAGCGAGGTGCCGATGACCACATTGCCGGGCACGCGCAGCAGATAGACGAGCGCTGGCACCATGATGAAGCCGCCACCGATGCCAAGCAGCGAACCGACAAAGCCGATGCAGAGGCCGAGAAGCAGCACCGGCAGGACGCTGATATAGAGGCGCGATTTCTTGAACCGCACCCGCATCGGCAGGCCATGGATCCAGTTGTGCTGGTTGGGCAGGCGCTCGCGGATGACGACGCCCTTGCGCTGCTTGAGGATGGCGCGCGTGCTTTCGACCAGCATCAGGGTGCCGACCGAGCCCAAAAGAACGAGGAAGCCCAGGGAGATGACGAGGTCGAGCTGACCGGCATCGCGCAGCAGGGCAAAGGCCGCGACGCCGCCAAAGGCGCCCAGAACGCCCGAGAGCACCAGATACATGGCCAGATGCAGGTCGATGGCGCCGCGCCGGTAATGGGCCAGAGCACCCGAGGTCGAGGCGGCAACGACCTGGCCGGTGACCGACGCCACAGCGACAGGGGCCGGTACGCCGGAAAAAATCAGCAGGGGCGTCAGCAGGAAGCCGCCGCCGACGCCGAAGAGGCCGGACAGAAAGCCGACAGCGCCCCCAATTCCGACCAGGAAGAAGAGGTTCACCGACATTTCAGCGATCGGCAGATAGATCTGCAAGGCCGAACCCGCTCAAGGAAATCACGACGCCACACGACCTTACAGGACCGTGCGTCAACAATAGGTCAAAGCTCCCGCCTTTCGACGGGAGCTTCGTGATGGGATTAGGACTGCCTTTCGGCAGTGTCAAACGACAGTTTTCTGTCAGGCGGTCCGATGGTTATCAGACGGTCCGATGGTAGTCAGACGGGCTGACTGCCGAGGACGGCCAACAGGCGGGGATTGATGGCACCGGATTCAGTCATGCCGGTGCCGCGCTCGAAGGCCTTGATCGCGTCGGCAGTCTTGGGACCGGCCAGGCCATCGGGCGTGCCCACATCAAAGCCGAGCTTGTTGAGCGCCAGTTGCACCTTGGAGACGACGTCGCGCGTGGTGATCACCTGGCCTGGATCGAAAGTCTTGGACCAAGTGCCGAGTGGGGCAAAGTTGGAGGCCAGATCCAGCGCTTCGGGTTTCCAGGTGGCGACTTCGCCAGTGATCGTGCTGACTGCTTCGGCGCTCAGCGACTTGGCCATGTCATCGCGGGCCTGAGCGGCATCCTTATCACCGCTAAGGGCGGCGAGCGAGAACCACTTGTAGGACTGCTCGAAATCCTGATCGACGCCCAGACCGCGGGCATAGAGCATGCCGAGGTTGAACTGGCTGTCGGTCATGCCCTTGGCGGCGGCCTGTTCGAACCATTCGGCGGCGCTTTCGAACTGCTGTTCGCCCAGCAAGCCACCGGCATAGAGCGCTGCGAGGTTGTGCATGGCCATGCGGTTGCCGGCTTCGGCGCCGCGCTGGTACCAGAGGCGGGCAACATCGATGTCCTTTTCGACGCCCTGCCCTGCCTCATAGAGATTGCCGAGGCGGTATTGGGCCGGCACGAAGCCCTGGGCGGCCGAGCGCTCGTACCATTTGGCGGCTTCGGCATAATCCTGGGTGACGGCACGGCCTTCGGTATAGATGGCGCCGATTTCGAACTGGGCGCGGGCATCACCATCGGCGGCGGCCTGGCGCAGCTCGAGCGGGCCCACGCCTTCGGGAGGCAGGTCGAAGGTCTGCGGTGCGCTGGCAACATTTTCCGGAATGCTGCCGGTGACGTCTTCCGGCACGATGACCGGCTTGGCCGCGGCGGCAGGCGTGTTGGCGACGAGCGTGCGCGGCATCGACGTTGCGGCAACGTCCTTGCTAAAGCTCATCTTCTGGTTCGGATTGATCGACCCGGTGGGCGTGGCATCGATCATGTCGATGACGCGCGGATCGGGCCGCACAAGCGAGACGTCGTCGGTGGCCGGCGCCGTGGCGGGTGGTGCCTCCACAGCGGGTGCAGCCGGCGCGACTTCGGGCGCAGACGGGCCCATGCGCTGAATGACGAGGTTGAGCGCCAGCATGGAAACGGCAACCAGTACCGCGGCCAGCAGCAGCGGGCGGCGATGACGGGTGAGGAAGCTCTGCTGGGGCACAGCCTCCTCGATCTCGCCATCGGGACCAAAGGCGGGCGCGACAGCGACAGGCTCGACCTTGGCCGGCTTTTCCTTCTTCTGCTTGACCGGCTTGACCGGCTTGGCCGGTTTTTCGGCCTTGGCCGGCGGCTCAACAGGATCGGTGACATTGCCAGCCGGCGCAGGGGCGGGCTGGTCCGATTTGAAGCGCGACAGGGCGCGGGCGATCACCGAATTGCTGGAGGTCGAGCTGGTGGTTGCCTCCTGCTTGGCGCGCTGGGCGCGGCGGGCGGCAGCCACGAATGTGCTGGTGCTGCTGGCACTGACCGGTGCTTCGACGGCCGGTGCTGCGGCGGGCGCAGGCGTGGCGAAGGGATCGGCGTCGATATCGGCAAAGCTCGACTGCGGGCGCGGCGGCAGCTGGGCGCTCGTCGGATCGTAGGTCTTGGCGGTCGGTGCAGCGATCGGCTCGGAAACCGATGCCGGTGCACGAATGCCGGTCTTGGCTTCGAGGGCGGAACGGACCGGACCATTATCCTTGAAGCCAGGATCGATCAGCGGCGCGTCATCGGACGGATTGGCCGGCATGATGTCGCTTTTCGTCGACGAGCGCGGACCTGAAAGCGCGGCCAGCATGGCGTCGAAACGGTCGCGCTGGTCTTCGGTCTCTTCTTCGGCAAAGGAGGACGGTGGCGCGGGCGGCGGGGTCGGAGCGAGCGGCGCAGGCTCGGCCACAAGCGGGGCCGGTGCTGGGGTCTGGACGACAGGGGCCGGCGCGGGCTTGCTGGACGCAGCATTGTCGGCAGACTTGGCCAGGACGGCTTCCAAACGCGTCAGGCGTTCGGCAGTGTCCTTGCCAGCGGTGTTGAGCAGCGCGGTCATGCGCTTTTCGAACTCGCCCATGCTTTCTTCGCTGACGCCGGCCGGTGCGGCTGGCGATGCCGTCTTGGCTAAGGCATCCGAGGTGCGCTCGGCGACCATGTCGGCGAGGACCTCATAGTCGGGGGCCTTGCCGGCAGATTTGATCAGGCCGGAGATACGATCCTCGATGCTCTTGAGGCTTTCGGGGCCGAACATGGCCACGGGGGCTGGCGCCTTGCGGGTCAGGGCGTCGCTGGTGCGCTCGGCAACCAGGGTCGCCATGGCTTCCATGCCCGCCGGATCGGTCTGGGTATTGGTATAGAGCGTTGCCAGATCATTGAGCTGGGCGCCGGTCTCGTCCATGCGCTCCATCAGCAGCTTGAGCTGGTCTTCCACCTTGCCATTGTCGCCCGGAATGCGGGTGGCAAGAGCTTCGATCTGGTCTTCAATGCGCAGGAAGCGGGGTTCCATCCCCGAGAGGACGGCGTCGCGGAGTGAGGCGATATCCTCCTTGAGGCCGGTAACCTCGCCGCTGGCGGATTCAAAACCACCGATACGGGAGGCGAGCGCATCGACCTTGGCGACGAGCTTGCCCGGTGCGGCTTCGCCGTCCTTCATCACCCTGGTGAAGGCAGCCATTTCAGCGGTAAGGCGCTCGAAATCGGTCGAGGACAGGGCGGTGTTGCGCTCGATGGCGTCGATGCGGTCATAGACATTGCGCACGCTTTCTTCGATGGCGTGCATGGCCGGGGCTAGCGTATCAGGCGCGGCGGCCTTCTTTTCCTCGCGATGGATCTCGCGTTCCATCTGCTGGGCCTGCAGTTCGGCCAGCTTGCCGACGGTGGTCGAGACGTCGTCGAGGCGCTTGTTGAGGGCGGAGAGATCGACCTTGGGGCCGTTCTCGATCATGGCAGCCAGGGCACCGATCTGGGCTTCGAGCCGCTTGACCTGGCCGGTTTCGCCAACGGCACCGGCCAGCAGTTCGACCACATGGGTGAGCTGTTCGACCTGGTTGGCGACCTCGTTGATGCTGCCATTGTTGGCGCGCTGATGCTTGAGTTCGCCCTCGAGGCGTTCGAGGCGGCCAGAGAGGCCGGTGACGAGCGTGGTGAGTTCGCGGAATTCGGGCTGATCGCTGGCGCGACGGCCCAATGCAGCCGCGGGGGCGGACATCTGGCGGCCACGGATCTCGGCAATGGCATTGCTCAGTGCGTCGCGCTCATCGTCATGCTCGTCGCGTTCGCTGAAGCGATCAACGGCGCGTTTGACGGTCTGCAGCGCCTCGCGGCGGCGGACGGAGGGCTCGGGACCAACCACCTGATCGCGCAGGTTGCGTACCCGGCGGGCGATGCCGCTGAAGGCTGGCTCTTCGCGCTCGACGTCGGCGTAGCGCCCTTCGACCTGATCGAGCAGCGCAACGAGTTCGCCGCGCAGGGCCTGCCACTCGCCGGGCTGCGGCTCCTCGGGCAGATCGGACATGTCGGGATTTTGGTAGGCGCGGGCCATTGGCTTGTCCCTGTCACTAAGCGGCGGACCCCTCGCGATTCAACGCGAAGGCATAAGACATACTCTTGGAAAAACATGGTAAAGAACCCGTTAAGTATCGCTGCAATATGCGAGTGATGGCGCGCATTTGGCGCTAATGTGTAGACCAAATGACAGGTCGAACCTGGTCCCGTCTTGCGCTAAAAGGACCGCTCAACGGAGTGCTTGAGACCATGACCCGCCGCCGCATCATCATCGTCGATGACCATCCCCTGTTCCGCGCGGCACTGAAGCAGACGCTGGCCGGCGGCGACGCTGCCATCACAGTCGAAGAGGCAGGCGATCTCAATGGGTTAAGCACTGCGCTCGACGCCGATCGGGATTGCGACCTGGTGCTGCTCGACCTCAATATGCCGGGGGTGCGGGGCTTTTCGGGCCTGCTGCTGCTACGCGCGCAATATCCGGACATTCCCGTAATGATCATCTCGGCCGTCGAGGACAGCGCCGTGGTCCGGCGCGCCTTCGAACTGGGTGCCGCGGGTTATCTTCACAAATCTGTCGGACCGACGGAAATTCGTCGCGCGATCGAGACGGTTTTGTCCGGCGAGGTGTTCGTGCCCGAGGGAACGACGCTGGGCGGAGAGGATGATCAGACCGCGCTGATGCGCCGTCTGTCGACGCTGACGCCGCAGCAGGTGCGCGTGCTGATGATGCTCAGCGACGGCTTGATGAACAAGCAGATCGCCTATGAGCTTTCCATTTCGGAAGCCACGGTCAAGGCGCATGTCTCGGCGATCCTGCAGAAGCTCGATGTCGACAGCCGCACGCAGGCGGTGATCGCCGCCGCGCGCATCGAGGAGGGCGAGTTCGAAGCGCTGTTCTCACTCAACACGGCCGACAAGACTAGCTGACGCGGCCCCTGCCCTCGGCCCAGTCACCCGTTTTGCTGCCGACCAGTTCGGCGATATTGGTCTTGCCGGCCGAGCGGACGGCGGCGACAAGGCCGCGCTTGAGGCGATCGAGCATGTCGAGCCCGCCAAAGACCATGGCCGAATAGAGCTGGATGGCATTCGCGCCGGCTTCGATCTTGGCCAGGGCCGATTGCGGCGAATGAATGCCTCCGACACCAATCATGGGCAGGGTTCCGACGCGCTGGCGCATCTGGGCGAGGCGCTGGGTCGAGAGGTCGAAGAGCGGCTTGCCAGAGAGGCCGCCGGTTTCGTCAGCATTTTCCAGACCGGCCACCACATCGCGGGTGATGGTGGTGTTGGAAACGATGAGACCATCGAGATCGGTGGCGAGGACCACGGCAGCGATGGCGTCGAGCGCTGCTTCGTCGAGATCAGGCGCGATCTTGAGGAAGACCGGAACGCGGGTCTTGGCCTTGGCGCGGTTGGCGAGCACTTCGCCGAGCAGGCAGCGCAGCGCTTCGTCGGCCTGCAGATTACGCAGTCCGGGCGTATTGGGCGAGGAGATGTTGACGGTCAGATAATCGGCCAGATCGGCAAAGCGGGTGACGCCGAGCACGTAATCGGCGACGAAATCCTCGCTGTCCTTGTTGGCGCCGATATTGACGCCCAGCGCCGCGGGAATGCGCTGGCCCTTGAGGCGCTCGAAAGCCGCCTGATGGCCTTCATTGTTGAAGCCCATGCGATTGATGACGCCTTCGGCCTCAAGCACACGGAAGAGACGCGGCTTTGGATTTCCGGCCTGCGGGCGCGGCGTCACCGTACCGATCTCGACCATACCGAAACCCATTTTCGCGAGCGGTTTGGCGACTTCGGCACTCTTGTCAAAGCCGGCCGCCATGCCGATGGGGTTGGACAGGTCGAGCCCACAGAGGGTGGTTCGCAGTTCGGCGCCATCAGGCTGGGTCTGCTCAGGCGCGAGACCAAGGCGCAGTGCGGCGATGGTCGCGCCATGGGCGGTCTCGGCATCCATTTTGAGCAGGGCTTCGCGGGTGAGGCCGGAGAGCGCCGGAATGCGCAGCAGAGGCGAGAAGGCGGAAAAGATCATCGGACAGCCTCGGGCAAGGAGCAGTTGCCATCGGCGCCGACGCTGAGCGGCGCCTCCCAGGCAATGGCTGAAGTGGCGAGCGGGCCACCATAGAGATGGGGGAAAAGCGCACCACCACGCGATGGCTCCCAGACCAGAGCATCGCCCAGATCCGCGGCTCGCACGGCGAGCAGTACCAGTTCACCCTGCCCGGCAAAATGCAGTTTCAGGGTCTCGGCCAGCTGCTCGGCGGTCGAGAAATGCATGTAGCCATCCTTGGCATCAATGGCCATGCCATGGAAATGGGCGGCGGCGCGGGCCGGGGCGAAGACCGCCTCGGTGGCGATCTTGTAGACGAATTCTGCTGTGCTCATGGGCGGAAACTACTCATGGCCCGCAGATGCTGCAAGGTGACAAAGGGTCTTTACAATCGAAGAATTGTGGGCCTACATTCCTAGGAATTAATTCTGGAAGTCAACACACCCGTTGCAGGTGGCTGCATGCTGACCCATCGCGATATCTGGGCAGGGATCGATTCATTGGCCCGGCGACAAGGCATATCCGTGTCGGCCCTCGCCAAGCTGGCCGGGCTCGATGCCACGGCCTTCAACGTCTCCAAACGCGTCGCCAAGGATGGGCGGGAGCGCTGGCCCTCGACCGAGAGCATTTCGAAAATCCTGAGCGCCACCGGCGAAGGCTTTGACGGCTTCATCGAAGGCACGGGGGTCTATCTGCAGTCGGGGGGCCGCTATTCCAATGGCGCCGTGCCGCTCGTCGGACTGGCCCAGGCTGGTAGCGGCGGCTTCTTCGATTCCGCCGGTTTTCCGGCCGGTCAGGGCTGGGATGAAATTGCGCTGCCAGTGCCGGGCGAAGGCGGCATCTATGCGCTCGAAGTGACGGGCGATTCCATGGAGCCGCTTTACCGCGAGGGCGACCGCATCGTTGTCTCGCCCACCGAACAGGTGCGGCGCGGCGATCGTGTCGTGGTCAAGACCGTGGATGGCGAGGTGATGGCCAAGATCCTTCATCGCCAGACCGGCAAGCAGATCGAGCTGCATTCGCTCAACCCGGCCTATCCGCCGCGCATTTTCAACCTCAGCGAGGTCGAATGGGTGGCGCGGATCATCTGGGCGAGCCAGTAGTCCAACTACTTCGCTCCCGGCACTGTGTCATACTGCGGCAGGCCATCAGCGATGTCGTAATAGTCACCCTTGTCGGCGACGAAGATATGCTGGGCGAGCCGCGTTCCCGTGGGCTTGTCGAAGGCGCCGAGATTGATGCCGATCCAGTCGGCCGCGGGCGGATCAAAGAACAGCGGCGTGCCACAAGTGGCGCAGAAGCCGCGCCGCACGTTCTCGGAGGAGAAGTACCAGGTTATCGCCGCGTCGCCGGTGATCTCGACGTCAGCCTTGGCGATGTCGACGCCAGCTTCGAAATGACCGGTGTGTTTCCGGCATTTCGAGCAATGGCAGGCGGAGGCCGAGGGCAATGGGCCGTTGACCGTAAATGTCACCGCTCCGCATGCACATGAGCCGCCGGCCATTGCCTGTCTCCGGATTACTTCAGCATTTTTCCTGCCAGCGCATCGGCGATGAGCTTGCGGGTGTTGTCGATGCCATAGAGAGCAGCAAACGAGCCGAAGCGGGGACCGCGTTCCTGGCCGATCAGCACCTGATAGAGCATCTGGAAAAACTCACCGGACACGCCGGGGCCGCCGGTTGGGCTCTTCTTGCTGTGATCCTGATAGCGCTCGACCGTGCGGGCCACGTCGAGGGCCGCGGTCTGGATGGTCTCGTTATCGGCATCGGGTGGCAGCTCGGCGAAGGCGGCCGACAGTGCCTCGAGCGCAGCACGTTCGACTTCGTCGGGCGCGCGATAGGTCTTCTGCACGAAATCGCGGAAATAGCGCATGGCATAGCCGACCAGCGCATCGAGATGCGGATGGGTCTTGGCCGAAACACCGGGCGCATAGGCCGAAATATAGCCCCACATGACTTCGGGGGTTTCCGGATTGGACGCCGTGGCCAGGTTGAGCAGCAGCGCGAAAGTGACCGGCATGTCGATCCTGGGCACATTGCCGTAGTGGACATGGAAGGCCGGATTTTCCAGACGCGCGGCCGTGTCCTGCCGCTCATAGGCCGCGACGAAATTGGCATATTCGTCCACGGCGCGCGGGATGACATCGAAATGCAGGCGCTTGGCAACGCGGGGCTTCTGGAACATGTAGAGGCCCAGGCTTTCCGTGCCGGCATAGGTCAGCCACTCGTCGATGGTCAGACCATTTCCCTTGGACTTGGAAATCTTCTGGCCCTCGGAATCGAGGAAGAGCTCATAGACATAGTGCTCTGGCGGGGTGCCGCCGAGGATGGCGCAGATCTTGTCGTAGATATGTTGGTTGGTTTGGTGGTCCTTGCCGAACATTTCGAAATCGACGCCCAGCGCCGCCCAGCGCATGCCGAAATCGGGCTTCCACTGCAGCTTCACATGGCCACCGGTGACCGGCACGGTTGTGTCGCGGCCGTCCTCGTCCTCGAAGGTCACGGTGCCGTTCCTGGCATCGACTTCCTTCATCGGCACATAGAGCACGCGGCCGGAAATCGGGGAGATCGGTAGGAAGGGCGAATAGGTCGCCTGGCGTTCGGCACCGAGCGAGGGCAGCATGACACCCATGATGTCGTCGTAGCGTTCGGCCGCGAGGCGCAGGACATGGTCGAAATTGCCCGAGCGGTAGTATTCGGTGGCACTGGCGAATTCGTAGTCGAAGCCGAACGTATCGAGGAAGCGGCGCAGCATGGCGTTGTTGTGGTCGCCAAAGCTCGGATATTCATTGGTCCAGGGATCGGGCACCGCCGTCAGCGGCTTTTGCAGATGCGGTTCCATGGCCTCCTTGGAGGGCACGGTATCCGGGATCTTGCGCATGCCGTCGAGATCGTCCGAAAAGCACAGCAGGCGGGTCGGAATCTGGTCGCGCGTCAGCAGGCGGAAGGCCGTGCGCACCATGGTGGTGCGGGCCACTTCGCCGAAAGTGCCGATATGGGGCAGGCCCGAGGGGCCGTAGCCGGTCTCGAACAGGGCCTCGCCCTTGCCCGATTTTTCCAGCCGCTTGACCAGTTTGCGGGCTTCCTCAAACGGCCATGCACGGGCAGTCTGGGCAGCGTCGAAGAACGCAGGGTCAAGAGGGGGAAGGGAAGCGGACGACAAGGGGCTCAGCCTTTCAAAACGGGGAGAAGGCTGTGTGGCATTCCGGGGGGCCTCGCGTCAACGTTTGTGGGGCGCAATGCTTGCCAATCCGGCAAGGCGGGCCTAGCTATCGATTGTCGACGCCAGCAGCGGAAGAGTTTGATGCCCAACACTGCCCATGACGCCCTGATCCATTTGATGCTCGTCGCTGCGTCCTCCGACAGCGCGATGACGGAAAAGGAACTGGCACGCATCCAGGCTCTGATCGGCCGGCTGCCGGTGTTCGAAGGGTTCGACAAGACGCGATTGACGGTGGTGGCCAATGCCTGCGCCGACAAGCTCAATGGGCCGGGCGGGCTCGACCAGGTGCTGGACGATGCCATTGCCGTGCTGCCGGTCAAACTGCAGGACACGGCCTATGCCTGCGCCGTGGAGATTGCAGCGGTCGATCTTTACCTCGAGCAGGAAGAGCTGCGCTTTCTCGAGATGCTGCGCGACAAGCTGGACCTCGACCGGCTGACCACGGCGGCTATCGAGGCAGCGGCGCGGGCGCGACACCGGCGGATGCCAGCCTAGGCCGCCGTCATCTCGCGCAGCAATCGGTAACGACAGAGCCAATAGGCAAAGCCCCCGATGGCTCCGGCGACGGGCATGTACCAGATTTCCAGCAAGATCCCGGGATCGAACAAGCCACCCGCAAAGATGAAGAATGCGGCCAGGGAGACTACGGCACCTGCAGCAACGTGAGCCAGCCATGACTTCTGGTGGAGGTAATGCAGCACCAGCACGCAGCAGACAAATGGTACCGCGGCCAGAACCAGGACCAGCAGGAAGGCTGGGCCGATGATCTCGAAGATATCAAGGATTGCCTGACCAAAATCGGCAAAGCGCCCTTCGGCCAAGGATATTCCGATGAGCAGAACAAGCGCGCCCAAGGTGGCCGCGAGGACAGCCCCCAGATAGCTCAACAAAATGGCGAGCAGCCGCATGATCATCGCTCTCTCCTTCTAGTAAAAGCCGACCGGGAACCACCGCAGATAGAGTTCGTCCAGCGCGCCGTTCTCCTTGAGGCGTACCAGCGCCCAGTCGATGGCATGGCGCATGGGGTCACGGCCGGCGGGCACGGCGATGGCGAGACCTTCGCCGAACAGCTGCGGGCGGAAATAGGCGTCGCCGGCAAAGCCGCAGCAGTCGAGATTGTCGTTGAGCCAGAAGGAGGCGCGCATGGCATCGCCGAAAAAAGCATCGGCAGATCCGTCGCGCATTGCGGCCAGGGCCTCGATTTCGCTGGGGAAGGCGGCGAACGTCGCGCCTGGGAGATAGCGCGCCATGAAGGCCTCATGTGCGCTGCCGGCGCGGACGGCGATGGTCTGGTCATCGAGACGTGCCGCATCGAATGTGCCGATGTCCTCGGCTCTGGTGACGAAGCGGCCCGGCAGGGCCAGATAGGTGGCGGAAAAATCGAAGGTCGCGCCGGTTTCCTCGCTCATGGCGAGGCCGGCGATCAGGGCATCGCCCTGGCTGTCGTTGAGCGCATTGGCGGCCTGTTCCCAGGGCCAGGCCTGGATAGTGCAGGCGACATTGACCTCGGCGCAGATGCGCTTGGCAAGGTCGACATTGAAGCCGATCAACTCGCTGCTGCTGTCGCGGAAGTTGAAGGGCGGGAAATCAGCGGTGGTGAGGAAGCGGATGGCCGGCACCGCCGTGAGACCGGGCGGCACTTCGCGGGCGCTGGGGTCGAAATGATTGGGAAGGGCCTGGGCAAGAGCCGGACCGGCCAGCAGCGCAAGCGCCAGACTGGCCAGTCCCGCTGTCTTTGCCCAGCGCCGAACCATCAGATCTGGTCCAGCCCGTATAGCAGGTCAGCAATCAGGTCGTCCGCATCTTCCAGGCCAACCGACAGGCGCAGCAGGCCAGGGGTGACGCCGGTTTCGAGGCGCACTTCCTCGGTCAGGCGGGCGTGGGTAGTCGTGCGCGGATGGGTGATCAGCGACTTGGCATCGCCCAGATTGTTGGAGATCAGCACCACGGCGAGGCTGTCGGACAGGGTGAAGGCCGCTTCTTGGCCGCCCTTGAGATCGATGGCGAGCAGGGTCGAGCCACGCGACATCTGCCGCTTGGCGAGGTCATATTGCGGATGGCTGGGGTGATGCGGATAGATGACGCGGTTGATCTTGGGGTGGCTGGCGAGTGCTGCCGCCACCTTCTCGGCGCTGTCGGTCATCTGGCGGATACGCAGGGCGTAGGTCTCGAGGCCCTTGAGCAGGACCCAGGCATTGAAGGCGCTCAACGTGGCGCCGGTCTGGCGCAGGAAGGTGTGGACGTCGCCCTCGATCAGCGCCTTGGAACCAAGCACGATGCCACCCAGCACCCTGCCCTGCCCGTCGATATGCTTGGTGGCCGAATAGGTGACGAGATCGGCGCCGAGCTCAAGCGGCTTCTGGTAGAGCGCGGTCGAGAAGACATTATCGACGATAAGCCTGGCGCCATGGGCATGGGCGATCTCGGCCACGGCCTTGATGTCGACCAGTTCGAGCGTCGGATTGGTCGGCGTCTCGATGAAGACCACCTTGGTATTGGGCTTCATGGCGCGGGCAAAGTTT includes these proteins:
- a CDS encoding tellurite resistance TerB family protein, with the translated sequence MPNTAHDALIHLMLVAASSDSAMTEKELARIQALIGRLPVFEGFDKTRLTVVANACADKLNGPGGLDQVLDDAIAVLPVKLQDTAYACAVEIAAVDLYLEQEELRFLEMLRDKLDLDRLTTAAIEAAARARHRRMPA
- a CDS encoding transporter substrate-binding domain-containing protein, which encodes MVRRWAKTAGLASLALALLAGPALAQALPNHFDPSAREVPPGLTAVPAIRFLTTADFPPFNFRDSSSELIGFNVDLAKRICAEVNVACTIQAWPWEQAANALNDSQGDALIAGLAMSEETGATFDFSATYLALPGRFVTRAEDIGTFDAARLDDQTIAVRAGSAHEAFMARYLPGATFAAFPSEIEALAAMRDGSADAFFGDAMRASFWLNDNLDCCGFAGDAYFRPQLFGEGLAIAVPAGRDPMRHAIDWALVRLKENGALDELYLRWFPVGFY
- the metZ gene encoding O-succinylhomoserine sulfhydrylase; the protein is MSRDKNPLLDPARRNPATQMVHGGGKRTDFNETSEAIFLNSGYSYPSSEHAELLFQGKIPGAHNYSRFANPTVDMFQERMALIEGAEAGRAFASGMAAVTNAVMSQVRAGDHIVAAQALFGGCRYVVEDYAPRFGVESTLVDGRDPENFARAMKPNTKVVFIETPTNPTLELVDIKAVAEIAHAHGARLIVDNVFSTALYQKPLELGADLVTYSATKHIDGQGRVLGGIVLGSKALIEGDVHTFLRQTGATLSAFNAWVLLKGLETYALRIRQMTDSAEKVAAALASHPKINRVIYPHHPSHPQYDLAKRQMSRGSTLLAIDLKGGQEAAFTLSDSLAVVLISNNLGDAKSLITHPRTTTHARLTEEVRLETGVTPGLLRLSVGLEDADDLIADLLYGLDQI